In Juglans microcarpa x Juglans regia isolate MS1-56 chromosome 8D, Jm3101_v1.0, whole genome shotgun sequence, the following are encoded in one genomic region:
- the LOC121243426 gene encoding probable 1-acyl-sn-glycerol-3-phosphate acyltransferase 4, with protein MEACKPLKSDNNRLMHRPLTPIRILRGLLCLVVFLSTAFMFLVYFAPVSAVMLRLFSLHYSRKASSFLFGLWLALWPFLFEKINGTKVVFSGDMVPEGERVLLIANHRTEVDWMYLWDLALRKGCLGHMKYILKSSLMKLPVLGWGFHILEFIAVERKWEVDESILCNMLSTFKNPQDPLWLVLFPEGTDFTEEKCKKSREFAAEAKLPMMFNVLLPKTKGFCFCLEALRGSLNAVYDVTLAYKHQCPSFMDNVFGVDPSEVHIHVQRIPIDEIPASDKGPAAWLTNRFKLKDQLLSYFKDQGHFPNQGTEEELSTLKCLINFTVVIFFTMIFAYLTFSSSIWFKMYVGLACVYLSSATYFNIQPLPILGCVQAMFYCKNNRSE; from the exons ATGGAAGCTTGCAAGCCGCTCAAATCTGATAATAATAGATTAATGCACCGCCCTTTGACTCCTATTCGGATTTTAAGGGGTCTTCTATGTCTAGTGGTGTTTCTTTCCACCGCCTTCAtgtttttagtatattttgcaCCTGTGAGTGCTGTCATGTTACGGCTTTTCAGCCTGCATTACAGTAGGAAAGCATCATCCTTCCTCTTTGGCCTGTGGCTGGCTCTATGGCCTTTtctgtttgaaaaaataaacgGGACCAAAGTGGTTTTTTCTGGAGATATGGTTCCAGAAGGGGAGCGTGTTTTGCTTATTGCCAATCACAGAACTGAGGTTGACTGGATGTACTTGTGGGATCTTGCATTGAGGAAAGGGTGTCTGGGCCACATGAAATATATCCTTAAAAGCAGCTTGATGAAACTGCCTGTCTTAGGTTGGGGATTTCACATCTTGGAGTTCATTGCTGTGGAGAGGAAGTGGGAAGTTGATGAATCAATTTTGTGCAATATGCTTTCCACATTTAAGAATCCTCAGGATCCATTATGGCTCGTTCTGTTTCCTGAAGGAACTGATTTTAC TGAAGAGAAATGCAAGAAGAGTCGAGAATTTGCAGCTGAAGCTAAACTGCCTATGATGTTCAATGTCTTGCTCCCAAAAACTAAGGGCTTCTGCTTTTGCTTGGAAGCACTGCGGGGCTCCTTGAATGCAG TTTATGATGTGACTCTCGCATACAAGCACCAATGCCCTTCCTTTATGGACAATGTGTTCGGCGTGGATCCTTCagaagttcacattcatgttcaGCGTATCCCAATTGATGAGATTCCAGCATCTGATAAGGGGCCTGCAGCATGGTTAACTAATAGGTTCAAGCTCAAGGACCAGTTGCTCTCATATTTTAAGGATCAAGGCCATTTCCCCAACCAAGGAACAGAAGAAGAACTTTCTACATTGAAGTGCTTGATAAATTTTACtgtagtgattttttttactatGATATTTGCTTATCTTACCTTTTCTTCATCCATTTGGTTCAAAATGTACGTAGGTTTAGCTTGTGTATATCTTAGTTCTGCTACATACTTCAACATTCAACCTTTACCCATTTTAGGCTGTGTTCAAGCAATGTTTTATTGCAAGAACAACAGAAGtgaatag
- the LOC121242032 gene encoding pathogenesis-related thaumatin-like protein 3.5 — protein sequence MAISSKLFHLLLLSSLGTSASATVFTVLNQCPYTVWPGFLSGNGLILGDGGFSLAPSKSVQLTSPPGWSGRIWGRTRCHFDASGNGKCLTGDCGSLKCSLSGQPPATLAEFTIASSPSGMDFYDVSLVDGYNVGMSVKATGGTGDCQYAGCVADLNRHCPPELQVVSDSGSVVACRSACAAFNTAEFCCTGGYSTPQTCLPTRYSEIFKNSCPTAYSYAYDDASSIRTCSGSDYLLTFCPTS from the exons ATGGCGATAAGCTCAAAGCTTTTTCATCTTCTCCTTCTATCCTCATTGG GTACTTCGGCTTCAGCTACAGTTTTTACAGTCCTGAATCAATGCCCATACACAGTGTGGCCCGGATTTCTTTCCGGGAATGGGCTCATCCTCGGAGACGGTGGGTTTTCCCTGGCACCTAGCAAATCAGTCCAGCTCACTTCCCCACCTGGCTGGTCCGGGAGGATCTGGGGCCGAACCAGGTGCCACTTCGATGCCTCCGGCAATGGAAAATGCCTCACCGGTGACTGCGGCTCGCTGAAGTGCTCCCTAAGTGGCCAGCCACCCGCCACGTTAGCCGAATTTACCATCGCGTCGAGTCCCTCCGGCATGGATTTCTACGACGTCAGCTTGGTCGACGGGTACAACGTCGGCATGAGCGTCAAGGCGACCGGGGGAACCGGTGATTGTCAGTACGCAGGATGTGTCGCCGACTTAAACAGGCACTGCCCTCCCGAGTTGCAGGTGGTCTCCGACTCAGGCTCGGTTGTCGCGTGCAGGAGTGCGTGCGCGGCTTTCAACACGGCCGAGTTCTGTTGCACCGGCGGATACTCGACGCCGCAGACTTGCTTGCCGACTCGGTACTCGGAGATATTCAAGAATTCTTGTCCGACGGCATACAGTTACGCTTACGATGATGCTTCAAGCATTCGCACTTGTTCCGGGTCGGATTACTTGCTGACGTTTTGCCCAACGTCGTGA